One window of the Tepidimicrobium xylanilyticum genome contains the following:
- the thyX gene encoding FAD-dependent thymidylate synthase — protein sequence MKVELLRYTPDGERLIASAAKLCYSSVGIGSIEKDLGQENMERFLELLMDLGHESPIEHVAFTFGVEGVSRTLTHQLVRHRIASYSQQSQRYVKLDQFDYIIPPSIEGDPEAKRLFVEAMEKDQEYYNKITQILFNSYYEGYIKQGLNEKEAKQKSEKLAIEDARYVFPNACETKIVFTMNARALLNFFRLRTCNRAQWEIRELAVEMLKLVKRIYPILFKNAGPACLKGPCPEGRMTCGEIVKVRKKFKNL from the coding sequence ATGAAGGTAGAACTATTGAGGTATACGCCGGATGGAGAAAGGCTAATTGCTTCTGCAGCCAAGCTTTGTTATTCATCTGTTGGAATTGGTTCTATAGAAAAGGACTTAGGGCAAGAAAATATGGAAAGATTTTTAGAACTATTGATGGATTTAGGGCATGAATCACCTATAGAGCATGTTGCTTTTACATTTGGGGTAGAAGGAGTTTCTAGAACATTGACTCACCAGCTTGTAAGGCATAGAATTGCAAGCTATTCCCAGCAATCTCAAAGATACGTAAAGTTAGACCAATTCGATTATATAATACCACCTTCAATAGAGGGGGATCCAGAAGCAAAAAGGCTGTTTGTGGAAGCTATGGAAAAAGATCAAGAATATTATAATAAAATTACCCAAATATTATTCAATAGTTATTATGAGGGGTATATTAAACAAGGACTGAATGAAAAGGAAGCTAAACAAAAATCTGAGAAGTTAGCTATAGAAGATGCAAGATATGTATTTCCAAATGCTTGTGAAACTAAAATAGTATTTACAATGAATGCAAGGGCTTTATTAAATTTTTTCAGGCTTAGGACTTGCAATAGGGCCCAATGGGAGATAAGGGAGCTTGCAGTGGAAATGCTTAAACTGGTAAAAAGGATATATCCAATATTGTTTAAAAATGCAGGTCCTGCATGCTTGAAGGGGCCTTGTCCAGAGGGACGTATGACATGTGGTGAAATAGTGAAAGTCAGAAAAAAGTTTAAAAATTTGTGA
- a CDS encoding Mini-ribonuclease 3: protein MDREYSNAFRYMNKNLKGEDINMLSPLQLAYIGDAVYELCIRTYLLNKGTPVKKLHSETIQYVKAKAQSNILHALKNLLTEEEKSLVRRGRNAKPKSIPKNAELMDYKYATGFESLIGYLYLTGQDNRIIELFDKIISLPMES, encoded by the coding sequence ATGGATAGAGAGTATAGCAACGCTTTCAGATATATGAACAAAAATTTAAAGGGAGAGGATATAAATATGCTCTCTCCTCTCCAATTGGCTTATATTGGAGATGCAGTATATGAACTTTGTATAAGGACTTATCTGCTCAACAAAGGTACTCCTGTAAAAAAACTTCATAGTGAAACCATCCAATATGTTAAGGCTAAGGCCCAGTCAAATATACTGCATGCTTTAAAAAACCTCTTAACGGAAGAGGAAAAATCTCTAGTTAGACGCGGAAGAAATGCGAAACCAAAATCCATTCCTAAGAATGCAGAACTAATGGATTATAAATATGCTACAGGCTTTGAATCCCTAATAGGTTATTTATATTTGACTGGTCAAGATAATAGAATAATAGAGCTATTTGATAAAATTATCAGTCTCCCTATGGAGAGCTGA
- the cysS gene encoding cysteine--tRNA ligase: MKLYNTLTRKKEEFKSINEKMVTMYVCGPTVYNYIHVGNARPMVVFDTLRRYFMYKGYEVKYVVNYTDIDDKIINRANEESKTAKEIAEKYIKAFEEDAKGLNLYEEKTIHPRATEYIKHMIEFIEKLIEKGAAYNVDGNVYFNINSAKDYGKLSKKSIEDLISGARVDVNEEKRNPMDFALWKRAKEGEPYWDSPWGNGRPGWHIECSVMAKILLGDTIDIHAGGEDLQFPHHENEIAQSETLSGEPFANYWLHNGMLTINNQKMSKSLGNFFTVRDIGKEFDLEVLRFFLLSAHYRKPLNFSREVMEQQKSGLERLYNGKANLEYLLEKCIDRELNHEDRSKLEKIDEYKKRFIDNMEDDINTADAIASLFEIVKYSNSNFNEHTAKFVIQYTYDNLMELSNILGILSKKEEILEDEILELIEKRTQARKDKNYKLADEIRDKLKEMGIILEDTQEGVKWKRI, from the coding sequence ATGAAACTATATAATACATTGACTCGGAAGAAGGAAGAATTTAAGTCTATTAATGAAAAAATGGTGACCATGTATGTGTGCGGACCTACTGTTTATAATTACATTCATGTAGGCAATGCAAGGCCTATGGTAGTATTCGATACTTTAAGAAGGTACTTTATGTATAAAGGCTATGAAGTGAAATATGTTGTGAACTATACCGATATAGATGATAAGATTATCAATAGAGCTAATGAGGAAAGTAAAACTGCTAAGGAGATTGCTGAAAAATATATAAAAGCCTTTGAGGAGGATGCGAAGGGACTGAACCTTTATGAAGAGAAAACCATACATCCTAGAGCAACGGAATATATAAAACATATGATAGAATTCATAGAAAAGTTAATAGAAAAAGGAGCAGCCTATAATGTTGATGGAAATGTGTACTTTAACATAAATAGTGCAAAGGATTACGGGAAACTGTCTAAAAAGAGCATAGAGGACCTAATTTCTGGAGCTAGGGTAGATGTAAATGAGGAAAAAAGAAATCCTATGGACTTTGCTTTATGGAAAAGGGCAAAAGAAGGGGAGCCCTATTGGGATAGTCCTTGGGGTAATGGAAGACCTGGATGGCATATTGAATGCTCTGTGATGGCTAAAATCCTTTTAGGGGATACCATAGATATTCATGCAGGAGGAGAGGATTTACAATTTCCCCATCATGAAAATGAAATAGCCCAATCTGAAACTTTATCAGGAGAGCCTTTTGCAAATTATTGGTTGCACAATGGTATGTTAACTATAAACAACCAGAAGATGTCTAAATCCTTAGGAAATTTTTTCACGGTAAGGGATATTGGAAAGGAATTTGACTTGGAGGTTTTAAGGTTTTTCTTACTATCTGCTCATTATAGAAAACCTTTAAATTTCAGTAGAGAAGTAATGGAACAGCAAAAAAGTGGATTGGAAAGGTTGTATAATGGTAAGGCCAATTTAGAATATCTGCTGGAGAAATGCATAGATAGAGAGTTAAACCACGAGGATAGAAGCAAATTGGAAAAGATTGACGAGTATAAAAAGCGTTTCATTGATAATATGGAAGATGATATAAATACAGCTGATGCAATAGCTAGTCTATTTGAAATAGTCAAATATTCAAATTCCAATTTTAATGAACATACAGCTAAATTTGTGATACAATATACTTATGATAATTTAATGGAACTGTCTAATATACTTGGAATTTTATCAAAGAAAGAAGAAATTTTAGAAGATGAGATATTAGAGTTAATAGAAAAGAGGACTCAGGCTAGAAAGGATAAAAATTATAAACTAGCTGATGAGATAAGGGATAAATTGAAGGAAATGGGGATAATACTAGAAGATACACAAGAGGGAGTGAAATGGAAAAGGATTTAG